From a region of the Roseivirga sp. 4D4 genome:
- the trxA gene encoding thioredoxin produces MANALEINESNFEELVLKSDKPVLVDFWAAWCGPCRMVGPVVEEIAGEYSDTAVVGKVDVDANQDISIKYGIRSIPALLYFKDGEVVDSVIGAVPKNVLTNKLDEAIGAEA; encoded by the coding sequence ATGGCGAACGCATTAGAAATTAATGAGAGCAACTTCGAAGAGTTAGTGTTGAAGTCTGACAAACCAGTTTTAGTTGACTTTTGGGCAGCATGGTGTGGTCCTTGTAGAATGGTAGGTCCTGTAGTAGAAGAAATTGCTGGTGAGTATAGTGACACGGCAGTTGTGGGAAAAGTTGACGTGGATGCCAACCAAGATATTTCTATCAAATACGGTATCAGATCTATACCTGCCTTACTTTACTTCAAAGATGGTGAGGTAGTAGATAGCGTTATTGGTGCTGTGCCAAAAAACGTATTGACCAACAAACTAGACGAAGCTATCGGAGCAGAAGCTTAA